Proteins found in one Drosophila busckii strain San Diego stock center, stock number 13000-0081.31 chromosome 2R, ASM1175060v1, whole genome shotgun sequence genomic segment:
- the LOC108595156 gene encoding SET domain-containing protein SmydA-8, whose protein sequence is MKFISEECAGCGVPATLTCTRCRMARYCCVDHQKAHWSKHKRCCKPYREEQDEILGRYLVATQELQPKQIIFIEEPLVVGPKWYLTEPEQSASIVPCVACYTPCRLGKHQCRSCRWPVCSAACEHESLECSVLSLGSAAAAKSDARTLHDSFRHDALLVLKCLLLQQSHPQRWQALLEMQSHEKERHGTELQLEADKRIVSYLQQRFLQRLKQASKQLPPLQYDTELLHRICGIIETNYMVIELATGVELSGLFRQACMMEHACQPNCYFQFDSLTQRIAVRAGGNIKKGEHLKISYTNILWGTQMRQHHLRMTKHFGCCCQRCEDPTEFGSYVSAMRCLGDVSKSCVGMQLPVEPLSEKTQWQCNSCPMLLDAAYVTEVQSHMTAEVERLLAGQPSASQVELLLARLSQLLHPNHFHMFNLKHTLIQLYGHESGLELPMLSAAQLERKLRLCEELYDVCHRLDPHSIKLAIYVCVILMEIAHTLQEQARRSTGETATQLQLANSRLLEAQEVLEKETDSVAGKKLHYKLQQDLFELDKLILHCQSIS, encoded by the coding sequence atgaagttTATAAGTGAAGAGTGCGCCGGCTGTGGGGTGCCAGCCACTCTCACCTGCACTCGCTGTCGCATGGCACGTTACTGCTGCGTTGATCACCAGAAGGCACATTGGAGCAAGCATAAGCGTTGTTGTAAGCCCTACCGAGAGGAGCAGGATGAGATCTTGGGCCGTTACCTGGTGGCCACACAAGAGCTGCAGCCCAAGCAGATTATCTTTATAGAGGAACCACTTGTTGTTGGCCCCAAGTGGTATCTAACTGAACCAGAGCAGTCGGCGAGCATTGTGCCCTGCGTGGCCTGCTATACGCCCTGTCGTCTGGGCAAGCATCAGTGCCGCAGTTGCCGCTGGCCCGTTTGTAGCGCTGCTTGCGAGCATGAGAGCTTGGAGTGTAGCGTACTTAGTCTTGgcagtgctgctgcagcaaaatcTGATGCCCGCACATTGCATGATTCCTTTCGTCATGATGCTCTACTCGTCTTAAAGTGCTTACTGCTGCAGCAAAGCCATCCGCAGCGCTGGCAGGCATTGTTGGAGATGCAGTCGCATGAGAAGGAACGACACGGCACTGAGCTGCAACTGGAGGCAGACAAGCGCATTGTTAGCTATTTGCAACAGCGCTTTCTTCAACGTTTGAAGCAAGCCTCCAAGCAGCTGCCGCCTCTGCAGTATGATACGGAGCTGTTGCATCGCATTTGCGGCATCATTGAAACCAACTACATGGTCATTGAACTGGCTACGGGGGTTGAGCTAAGCGGTCTCTTTCGCCAGGCCTGCATGATGGAGCACGCCTGCCAGCCGAATTGTTACTTTCAATTCGATAGCCTCACCCAGCGCATTGCAGTGCGTGCTGGGGGCAACATCAAGAAGGGGGAGCATCTGAAGATAagctatacaaatatattgtgGGGTACACAGATGCGGCAACATCATTTGCGCATGACCAAgcactttggctgctgttgccagcgtTGCGAGGATCCCACCGAATTTGGCAGCTATGTGAGTGCCATGCGTTGCTTGGGTGATGTGTCCAAGTCTTGCGTGGGAATGCAGTTGCCTGTTGAGCCGCTCTCGGAGAAGACGCAGTGGCAGTGCAACAGCTGTCCAATGCTTTTGGATGCCGCTTATGTGACGGAGGTTCAGAGCCACATGACCGCGGAGGTGGAGCGACTACTCGCTGGCCAGCCCTCAGCTAGTCaagtggagctgctgctggcgcgacTGTCGCAACTATTGCATCCGAATCATTTCCACatgtttaatttgaagcaTACGCTTATTCAACTCTATGGTCATGAGTCAGGTCTGGAGCTGCCAATGCTGAGTGCAGCGCAGCTTGAACGCAAGCTGCGTCTTTGCGAGGAGCTATACGACGTGTGTCATCGTCTAGATCCTCACAGCATCAAACTGGCCATCTATGTTTGTGTTATACTAATGGAGATTGCTCATACGCTTCAGGAGCAGGCACGCAGATCGACTGGCGAGACGGCAACTCAACTGCAGCTGGCGAACTCGCGACTATTGGAGGCTCAGGAGGTGCTGGAAAAAGAAACCGACTCGGTCGCTGGCAAGAAATTGCATTATAAGTTGCAGCAGGATCTATTTGAGCTGGATAAACTGATACTGCACTGTCAGTCAATATCTTAA
- the LOC108597099 gene encoding fatty acyl-CoA reductase wat yields MRMESDLETFYKNKTIFLTGASGFLGKVIVEKLLRATETKRIYILVRPKRDQDIKTRIAKWQSDPLYKLLLENKPNAFERIAVIAGDCQEPDLGISAEDCELLYGEAEIVIHSAATVSFTEPMHIALDVNTRATRLMLQLAKKMRNLLAFVHVSTAFSNCVIYHITERFYPEHLKSTASKILMLRDQLEGNAIDSITTEMLGKFPNTYTYTKALAEQLVETEAQDLPICIFRPGSIIATSKQPVSGWIDNIYGPIALIYGVAFGVLRVATAIDNGNFIVVPVDSCANMVLCSAWRTAAEFKERQQRRSPPTIYNYVPHESNMIQQRDFKRMVEDKRFVYPVTQAIWYPFLHTTSKLWLFRLASIFYHLIPGFLVDVGLRLRGQKPRLLRTYKKIHSNIESIYSFTVNSWSFETHNTDALWKSLSERDRQLFEFDMKSLDWNSYFNRALCGMRTYLAKDDPSEESLQRARKRTMRFYILHRLLQFVLLCSAFAIVRWLFKSAMFSLK; encoded by the exons ATGAGAATGGAATCGGATTTGGAAACATTCTATAagaataaaacaatatttctAACTGGTGCAAGTGGATTTTTGGGCAAAG taattgTTGAGAAGCTCTTGCGGGCAACAGAGACTAAACGCATTTATATACTGGTTCGGCCCAAGCGGGATCAGGATATAAAAACTAGAATTGCAAAATGGCAAAGTGATCCG CTGTATAAATTGCTATTGGAAAACAAACCGAATGCATTTGAGCGCATTGCGGTTATTGCGGGGGATTGCCAAGAGCCGGACTTGGGCATCAGTGCAGAGGATTGCGAGCTACTCTATGGCGAAGCAGAGATTGTAATTCATAGCGCGGCGACTGTCAGTTTCACGGAGCCAATGCATATTGCCTTGGATGTGAATACGCGGGCCACGCGCCTAATGCTGCAGTTAGCCAAGAAAATGCGTAATCTCTTGGCATTTGTGCATGTGTCCACGGCCTTTTCCAACTGCGTCATCTATCACATTACTGAACGCTTCTATCCGGAGCATCTGAAGAGTACAGCGAGCAAGATCTTAATGCTGCGTGACCAGCTAGAAGGCAATGCCATAGATAGCATCACGACAGAAATGTTGGGCAAGTTTCCCAATACCTACACTTATACGAAAGCTTTGGCCGAGCAGCTTGTGGAGACGGAGGCGCAAGACTTGCCCATATGCATATTTCGTCCAGGCTCAA TTATTGCCACAAGCAAGCAGCCCGTGTCCGGCTGGATAGATAACATCTATGGACCCATAGCGCTGATCTATGGCGTGGCATTTGGTGTGCTGCGTGTCGCCACTGCCATTGACAATGGCAATTTCATTGTTGTGCCCGTGGACAGCTGTGCAAACATGGTGCTCTGCAGCGCCTGGCGCACTGCAGCCGAGTTCAAGGAACGTCAGCAGCGAAGATCACCCCCAACTATCTATAATTATGTACCCCATGAGAGCAATATGATACAACAGCGTGATTTCAAGAGAATGGTTGAAGACAAGAGATTCGTTTATCCTGTCACACAGGCAATTTGGTATCCGTTCTTGCACACAACCTCCAAGCTTTGGTTGTTCCGGCTTGCTTCAatattttatcatttaataCCAGGCTTCCTTGTTGACGTAGGACTACGCCTGCGGGGCCAAAAGCCGCGCCTGCTTAGAACCTACAAAAAGATACACTCCAACATCGAGTCCATATATTCATTTACGGTCAACAGTTGGAGCTTCGAGACGCACAACACGGACGCACTATGGAAAAGCTTGTCCGAACGCGACCGTCAGCTATTTGAATTCGATATGAAGTCCCTGGATTGGAATAGTTACTTTAACCGCGCTCTCTGTGGCATGCGCACCTATCTGGCCAAGGATGATCCAAGCGAAGAGTCACTGCAGCGTGCGCGTAAAAGAACCATGCG ATTCTATATACTTCATCGACTGTTGCAGTTTGTGCTGCTTTGCAgtgcatttgcaattgtacGCTGGTTATTCAAATCTGCAATGTTTTCTCTTAAATAA